A window from Candidatus Neomarinimicrobiota bacterium encodes these proteins:
- a CDS encoding PAS domain S-box protein, with the protein MNTEIAQKSKESLERKLLALKREFQHFKYHLPGAVVEVRLDIENPKVLFINRIAEFVLGFKQQDVEEGLSFWHMVASEKESKRILQLSIEYFGESIFQEKPYDRVKKQELFELHLQRKNGDKFMAEAQTSVRMDENRIPHTIVVVLRDITKRKILERDRENLIEELQEANRIIQLLQNDMELCESCHRIKAGEDLWQTPEEYLRMNTTGDLSLSLCPDCQSD; encoded by the coding sequence ATGAACACAGAAATCGCTCAAAAATCGAAAGAGAGCCTTGAACGCAAGCTTTTGGCGCTGAAACGTGAATTTCAACACTTTAAATACCACTTGCCAGGTGCCGTTGTAGAGGTTCGTCTGGATATTGAAAACCCGAAAGTCCTCTTCATCAACCGGATAGCAGAATTCGTGTTAGGCTTTAAACAACAGGATGTGGAAGAGGGATTATCGTTCTGGCATATGGTGGCCAGCGAGAAGGAATCGAAGCGTATTTTACAACTTAGTATTGAGTACTTCGGAGAGAGCATTTTTCAGGAGAAACCTTACGACCGGGTGAAAAAGCAGGAACTGTTCGAATTGCATCTTCAGAGAAAAAATGGGGATAAATTTATGGCCGAGGCGCAGACCTCGGTACGCATGGATGAAAACCGGATCCCGCACACCATCGTAGTGGTCTTACGGGATATCACCAAACGGAAGATACTGGAACGAGATCGCGAAAATTTGATCGAGGAATTGCAGGAGGCGAACCGGATAATCCAACTGCTGCAAAATGATATGGAACTCTGCGAATCCTGTCACCGAATTAAGGCAGGGGAGGACTTGTGGCAAACCCCGGAAGAATACCTGAGAATGAACACCACGGGTGACCTGAGTCTTTCGCTCTGCCCCGATTGTCAATCCGATTAG
- a CDS encoding BON domain-containing protein yields MKRGNLKIMKHILYSVGIFLVLAVFGLVQSCGNNTAQSDTMNKQPADAKITEAVKNTMRNARGIVSPENIRVKTDSGIVTFSGQIDNLLAKDRASRLAEQVKGVRAVINNLIVNSDRPDAKIRSDVAMALDSDPATEDLSLETKVNNGKVTLAGHVDSWQEHELAETVVKGIRGVTEIENNINVNFDLQRPDSEIKPEVESALRWDTRIDAGSIGVSVENNLVRLTGTVGSAHEKRLAKQKAYVAGASFVDASSLEVKSWQRAEMIQDKGKSLKDSEITSAIVEALKMDPRVNARSISVSVVDGKVTLTGSVDNMKAKRSAAQDAKNTRGVSYLTNNINVGPVKSIADSKLEQQIQQAISRDPFTTTKAIRVVVNDGHVTLNGTAESYFAKWQIGNIVSKINGVVTMDNNISVPYEQQSSQQAFADWDPVGTDFDYTPKDYQAIQLKDAIRYQFEWSSYLTESDIHVSVNDGVVTLSGTVNTPYEKNQATQETYEAGADSVVNKIEVEYLPQL; encoded by the coding sequence ATGAAGCGTGGAAATCTTAAAATTATGAAGCATATCCTGTATTCTGTGGGAATTTTCCTGGTACTCGCCGTATTCGGTTTAGTTCAATCTTGCGGAAATAATACGGCACAATCGGATACTATGAATAAACAACCAGCTGATGCAAAAATCACTGAGGCGGTAAAGAATACCATGCGGAACGCCCGGGGGATCGTTTCTCCTGAAAATATCCGGGTGAAAACAGATTCAGGTATCGTGACCTTTTCCGGGCAGATAGATAATCTGCTGGCTAAGGATCGGGCAAGCCGGTTAGCAGAGCAGGTCAAAGGCGTTCGGGCGGTAATCAATAACCTGATAGTAAATTCCGACCGTCCCGACGCGAAGATTCGAAGCGATGTGGCGATGGCGCTTGACTCCGATCCGGCGACCGAAGATCTATCGCTGGAAACCAAGGTGAATAATGGGAAAGTAACCCTGGCTGGTCATGTCGATAGTTGGCAGGAGCACGAGCTGGCCGAGACAGTTGTGAAGGGCATCAGGGGTGTGACCGAAATTGAAAATAATATCAACGTCAACTTTGATCTGCAGCGTCCTGATTCGGAGATCAAACCCGAGGTGGAATCTGCGTTACGCTGGGATACCCGCATTGACGCCGGCAGCATTGGGGTTTCGGTGGAAAATAATTTGGTAAGATTAACTGGTACCGTTGGCAGCGCACACGAAAAGCGACTGGCGAAACAAAAGGCCTATGTAGCCGGTGCAAGTTTTGTCGATGCCAGCAGTCTGGAGGTTAAATCATGGCAGCGCGCCGAAATGATTCAGGATAAAGGGAAATCTTTAAAGGATTCGGAGATCACATCGGCCATTGTTGAGGCCCTAAAGATGGACCCGCGTGTAAATGCCAGGAGTATTAGTGTGAGCGTGGTTGACGGCAAAGTGACGCTCACGGGGTCTGTGGACAACATGAAAGCGAAACGGTCTGCGGCACAGGATGCCAAGAATACCCGCGGCGTAAGTTACCTAACGAATAACATCAACGTCGGGCCAGTTAAGTCCATAGCCGACAGTAAATTAGAACAGCAAATTCAGCAGGCCATTAGCCGTGATCCTTTCACGACAACCAAGGCAATTCGTGTGGTGGTAAATGATGGGCATGTAACGCTGAACGGTACGGCTGAATCGTACTTTGCCAAGTGGCAAATCGGCAATATCGTCAGTAAGATAAACGGTGTAGTTACTATGGATAATAATATTTCGGTACCGTATGAACAGCAATCATCGCAGCAGGCATTCGCCGACTGGGATCCGGTGGGCACTGATTTTGATTATACGCCGAAGGATTATCAGGCTATACAATTAAAAGACGCCATTCGGTATCAATTCGAATGGTCCTCGTACCTGACGGAAAGCGATATTCATGTTTCCGTGAATGATGGCGTTGTTACCCTGAGCGGTACGGTGAATACCCCGTATGAGAAAAATCAGGCGACCCAGGAAACTTATGAAGCCGGCGCCGACAGCGTCGTAAATAAAATCGAGGTAGAATACCTGCCCCAATTATAA
- a CDS encoding glutathione S-transferase family protein: MGQLINGEWTTRNALLSDEKSGEFNRQASVFRKWVQDEPEAEYPAEANRYHLYISRACPWAHRTAILRRLKGLQDVISMSIVEPVRIDDGWEFSDKYPDPIHGKQYLRELYQMADSEFTGRVTVPTLWDTKTNTIVNNESSEIMRMFDLAFDRLATTDENFYPRGLQDQIDETIEAIYEPINNGVYRAGFAGTQAVHERAVNQLFEALDYWEGVLSEQRYLCGDRMTEADWCMFTTLFRFDSVYHTHFKCNVRKIIEYPNLWNFAKELYQYKNVAETCSLDHCKRHYYESHYWLNPTQLVAVGPDLDFDEPHNRDRFGRVA; this comes from the coding sequence ATGGGACAACTGATTAACGGCGAATGGACAACCAGGAATGCATTGTTATCGGACGAGAAGTCCGGGGAATTTAACCGGCAGGCCTCTGTTTTTCGGAAGTGGGTTCAGGATGAACCGGAGGCGGAGTATCCGGCGGAAGCGAATCGGTACCATTTATATATTTCCAGAGCGTGTCCCTGGGCGCACCGGACAGCTATCCTGCGGCGTCTTAAGGGATTGCAGGATGTGATTTCCATGTCCATTGTCGAACCGGTGCGGATCGACGACGGCTGGGAATTCTCCGACAAATACCCTGATCCCATCCATGGAAAACAATATCTGCGGGAGCTGTACCAGATGGCCGATTCGGAGTTTACCGGACGGGTGACGGTCCCAACCCTCTGGGATACCAAAACCAATACCATTGTCAATAACGAATCCAGTGAAATTATGCGGATGTTCGATCTCGCATTCGACAGGCTCGCCACTACGGATGAGAATTTTTACCCCAGGGGATTGCAGGATCAGATTGACGAAACAATTGAGGCGATCTACGAGCCGATCAACAATGGTGTATACCGTGCCGGATTCGCCGGAACTCAGGCAGTGCACGAGCGCGCAGTGAACCAGTTATTTGAGGCATTGGATTATTGGGAAGGGGTTCTGAGCGAACAGCGGTATCTCTGCGGCGACAGGATGACGGAAGCAGACTGGTGCATGTTCACCACACTCTTCCGGTTCGATTCGGTATACCACACCCACTTCAAGTGCAACGTCCGGAAAATCATCGAGTATCCGAATCTCTGGAATTTCGCGAAGGAGTTGTATCAATACAAAAATGTGGCGGAGACGTGCAGCCTGGATCACTGCAAACGACATTACTATGAAAGTCATTATTGGCTGAATCCGACGCAGCTGGTTGCAGTGGGTCCTGACCTGGACTTCGATGAGCCGCATAACCGGGACAGGTTCGGACGAGTCGCCTGA
- the purU gene encoding formyltetrahydrofolate deformylase has protein sequence MDPVAVLLLSCPDQRGLVARISQFIYENGGNILDLDEHVDPEEEVFSIRVSWELEAFQIPTEELRSAIQSLAQSIDATWEIKFLHRKMRVAIFVSKYDHCLYEILWRHSIGEFNIEIPVIISNHDDLRPLAEQYGIPYYHFPITKENKEDQERREIEILQDNDIDTIVLARYMQILSPQFVNAYPNRIINIHHSFLPAFRGANPYRQAYTRGVKIIGATSHYVTEDLDEGPIIEQDIIKITHRDTLQDLKQKGRDLERMVLARALQHHFSHEVLVRGRKTIVFE, from the coding sequence ATGGACCCCGTCGCTGTACTCCTGCTCTCCTGCCCGGATCAGAGAGGCCTCGTCGCACGCATTTCCCAATTCATTTATGAAAATGGCGGGAATATTCTGGATCTGGATGAACATGTTGATCCCGAGGAAGAAGTGTTCTCCATCCGGGTCTCCTGGGAATTGGAAGCCTTTCAAATTCCAACCGAGGAACTCCGATCTGCCATTCAATCTCTGGCACAATCAATTGATGCCACCTGGGAGATTAAATTTTTACACAGGAAAATGCGGGTTGCTATATTTGTTTCGAAATACGACCATTGCCTCTATGAGATCCTGTGGCGACATAGTATCGGGGAATTTAATATCGAAATCCCGGTAATTATTTCCAACCATGATGATCTGCGCCCATTGGCGGAACAGTATGGTATCCCGTATTACCATTTTCCTATCACTAAAGAGAACAAGGAAGACCAAGAAAGGCGGGAAATCGAAATCTTGCAGGATAATGATATCGATACCATTGTCCTTGCCCGGTATATGCAGATCCTCTCACCGCAATTCGTGAATGCCTATCCGAACCGGATTATTAATATCCATCACTCGTTTCTGCCGGCGTTCCGGGGTGCTAATCCGTATCGGCAAGCCTACACCCGGGGGGTCAAAATCATCGGAGCGACCAGCCACTATGTCACCGAAGATTTAGACGAGGGGCCGATCATCGAACAGGATATTATCAAGATTACGCACCGGGATACGTTGCAGGATCTCAAACAAAAGGGGCGGGATCTCGAGCGTATGGTCCTTGCCCGGGCGCTGCAACACCATTTTTCCCATGAAGTGTTGGTGCGCGGCCGAAAAACAATTGTCTTCGAATAA
- a CDS encoding class I SAM-dependent methyltransferase, translating into MAKTAHQQSVVEYYESNHNWLRRTGRRSETGAMHREVWGPEVTNRREALNYINQLIAEDIVAYLSWSPDETNVLDVGCGIGGTCVYFAKHSGMHTTGITLSHQQLADANRLAAENNISERCDFHRCDFLTFSRNEHYEVATAIESFVHMQSAKLFFEKLTDYLVAGGLLIICDDLRTSEPGSNLAADKWLRRFRDGWHLGQLPTVHTVTDIAGEYGFDLLENRDLTPYLQSDSLIWQLLDGLAYLIPVQHPFLDSRRGNVAHRITLSREWVQYRYLVFRRSV; encoded by the coding sequence ATGGCAAAGACAGCACATCAACAATCGGTCGTCGAATATTACGAATCGAATCACAACTGGCTACGAAGGACAGGCCGCCGTTCCGAAACCGGGGCTATGCACAGGGAAGTATGGGGGCCGGAAGTCACCAATCGCCGGGAAGCATTGAATTACATAAACCAGCTCATCGCCGAAGATATCGTTGCATATTTATCATGGTCGCCTGACGAGACTAATGTACTGGATGTCGGGTGTGGTATCGGCGGAACCTGCGTGTATTTTGCGAAACATTCCGGGATGCATACTACCGGTATCACTTTAAGTCATCAGCAGTTAGCTGATGCAAACCGGTTGGCAGCAGAGAATAATATCAGCGAACGATGTGATTTTCATCGATGTGATTTTTTAACTTTCTCCAGGAATGAACACTACGAAGTTGCTACGGCCATTGAATCTTTTGTTCACATGCAAAGCGCAAAACTTTTCTTCGAAAAACTTACAGACTACCTAGTAGCTGGGGGGCTGTTAATAATTTGTGATGACCTGCGAACGAGTGAACCAGGGAGTAATCTCGCCGCCGACAAATGGCTTCGACGTTTCCGGGACGGGTGGCACCTCGGACAGTTGCCAACGGTTCATACTGTGACCGATATCGCTGGGGAATACGGATTTGATTTGTTAGAAAACAGAGATCTTACACCATATCTACAGAGTGATTCTCTGATTTGGCAACTGTTGGATGGTTTAGCATACTTAATACCGGTCCAACATCCGTTTCTGGACAGCCGCCGGGGGAATGTTGCCCACCGAATTACGCTGAGTCGTGAGTGGGTACAATATCGGTATCTGGTTTTCCGGCGATCAGTCTGA
- a CDS encoding cytochrome b N-terminal domain-containing protein, whose protein sequence is MNRRNGSPLWSAIKSFLYEPQPKGVGWQNIFGSSLVWLFFIQVITGLLLAIYYSPTPETALASIRYIEEQVAFGGFLRGVHHWAASAFVILLGLHLLRTFLSGAYKKPRHWTWIAGVILMTLVLGMAFTGYLLPWDMKGYFATKVGIEVGALVPVVGDLVKKLLQGGTEMGIKTLNRFYIWHILWIPIGIALIMGIHVYLVVTRGITPPGKRMDESPETTDPFFPNQAWKDFTGMAVVTLALIGMSILFGASVGEPVDPNTTTFVPRPEWYFFPLYQLLKIFEGQLEIIGGVVLPGLLIIGMLLLPFLDRNKERRLKHRPLATGLGIIVPVSVVALTIWGWQSGQSLESQFARESAESDWYTVARSPNEDLVDAGLYEAYLPMRCGTCHDQDPKGTNIPPSLYGAGDRYQRTWLEEYMLEPHDRRYEEKGVRPTIRMPDYRLTRAESERLAAFLSQETGEDSLVPNEVDWTVRDTAMITKGKQLYGEYQCGSCHVIDGEGGEIGPALDGVGDRLKPDWMYTFIGDARRLIPDTPMKNYDLWKEEREALTYYLLSLRDSGE, encoded by the coding sequence ATGAACAGACGAAATGGGAGTCCCCTCTGGAGCGCGATAAAAAGTTTTCTCTACGAGCCTCAGCCGAAAGGGGTTGGCTGGCAGAATATTTTCGGTTCTTCGCTCGTGTGGCTCTTTTTTATTCAGGTAATAACCGGTCTGTTGCTAGCAATATATTATTCTCCGACACCGGAAACCGCATTGGCCAGTATCCGGTATATTGAGGAGCAGGTTGCTTTTGGGGGATTTCTGCGCGGCGTCCATCACTGGGCGGCTTCGGCGTTTGTGATTTTACTGGGATTGCACCTGCTTCGAACATTTTTATCCGGCGCCTACAAAAAGCCGCGTCACTGGACATGGATTGCCGGGGTTATCCTAATGACCCTCGTGTTAGGGATGGCGTTTACCGGTTATCTGCTGCCCTGGGATATGAAGGGCTATTTTGCCACCAAGGTCGGCATCGAAGTGGGGGCACTCGTCCCGGTTGTTGGCGACCTGGTAAAAAAGTTACTACAGGGCGGTACCGAAATGGGTATCAAGACCCTGAATCGATTTTACATCTGGCACATACTATGGATTCCCATTGGAATTGCCCTCATCATGGGGATTCATGTCTATCTGGTGGTGACCAGGGGCATCACCCCGCCGGGGAAGCGGATGGATGAATCACCGGAGACTACGGATCCATTCTTTCCGAACCAGGCATGGAAGGACTTTACCGGAATGGCAGTGGTCACACTTGCCCTCATCGGTATGTCAATTTTGTTTGGTGCGTCAGTCGGGGAACCGGTGGATCCGAATACAACAACCTTCGTTCCGCGGCCAGAATGGTATTTTTTCCCGCTCTATCAACTCCTGAAAATCTTTGAAGGGCAACTGGAAATCATCGGTGGAGTCGTACTTCCTGGATTGCTCATCATTGGAATGCTGTTGTTGCCGTTCCTGGATAGAAACAAGGAACGCCGGCTCAAACACAGACCGTTAGCCACGGGACTCGGTATTATTGTACCGGTTTCAGTGGTTGCATTAACGATATGGGGCTGGCAGAGCGGGCAATCGCTGGAAAGTCAATTTGCGCGGGAATCAGCGGAGTCTGACTGGTACACAGTGGCTCGATCACCTAACGAAGATCTCGTGGATGCCGGACTGTATGAGGCGTACCTGCCGATGCGGTGCGGTACCTGTCACGATCAGGATCCAAAGGGGACCAATATTCCGCCAAGTCTCTACGGCGCCGGCGATCGATATCAGAGGACCTGGCTTGAGGAGTATATGCTGGAGCCGCATGATCGCCGGTATGAAGAAAAGGGGGTACGACCGACAATCCGTATGCCGGATTACCGCTTGACTCGGGCAGAATCGGAGCGCCTGGCGGCCTTCCTGAGTCAGGAAACGGGTGAGGATTCACTTGTTCCGAACGAGGTGGACTGGACGGTGCGCGACACGGCAATGATTACAAAAGGCAAGCAGTTGTATGGGGAATACCAGTGCGGAAGTTGTCATGTGATCGATGGTGAAGGCGGGGAGATCGGCCCGGCACTTGATGGGGTTGGTGATCGACTCAAACCTGACTGGATGTATACGTTTATTGGCGATGCAAGACGGCTGATCCCGGACACGCCAATGAAAAATTATGATCTCTGGAAGGAGGAACGGGAGGCACTGACGTATTACCTGCTCTCGCTCCGGGACTCCGGGGAATAA
- a CDS encoding ubiquinol-cytochrome c reductase iron-sulfur subunit: MEKATEGNRGYLNNSRRRFLLYLWIGAQSILAALLIIPGIRYLLQPLYEKIQSQRIQLGDLRAIPEGEPTQVEYSVVQQAGYQVQEEQEFVYVLRQGKNVNVFSPICTHMGCNVAWNREASEFQCPCHGGKFNREGEVIAGPPPKPLRQFSTEIEEGSLWITPGEDQA; the protein is encoded by the coding sequence ATGGAGAAGGCGACAGAGGGTAATAGAGGTTACCTTAATAACTCCCGCCGGCGATTCCTGTTGTATCTATGGATCGGTGCGCAATCGATTTTGGCGGCGCTGTTGATCATACCGGGAATTCGATATTTGCTACAGCCCTTATATGAAAAAATTCAGTCTCAGCGAATCCAACTCGGCGACCTGCGCGCCATTCCGGAAGGCGAACCAACCCAGGTTGAGTATTCCGTCGTGCAGCAGGCAGGATACCAGGTTCAGGAGGAACAGGAGTTTGTTTATGTGTTGCGGCAAGGAAAAAACGTGAATGTGTTTTCACCGATATGTACTCATATGGGATGTAACGTCGCCTGGAACAGAGAAGCCTCGGAGTTTCAGTGTCCGTGTCACGGGGGAAAATTCAACAGGGAAGGTGAAGTCATCGCCGGACCACCGCCGAAGCCGCTGCGTCAGTTTTCCACAGAAATCGAAGAGGGAAGTCTCTGGATTACACCCGGGGAGGACCAGGCATGA